A portion of the Nitrospinota bacterium genome contains these proteins:
- a CDS encoding ABC transporter transmembrane domain-containing protein: protein MNKYKRLLKLLLPHKKALIIGSVFLIGASLTNLAIPLLIKDLVDVVMVKKDLQMLNNIALNIGGLFLLQLLFSTAHNYLFDLTEKRITTDFRTRIFKHLQTLSLSFFAKRRTGEIMSRMTNDVTTLENLITDVPATALQQSIRLVGGVIIIIYMNWKLTFMILILAPVMVLFAKTFGRKLKRLSTEIQDKLATSTTILEENISCVQVVKSFVRAPLETERFSSAVEDSFESAKKRVIISSFFGPTIGFIAFSTSLVLLWYGGREVITGGISPGELIAFILYATIIAGPMGSFARLFTRVQEGIGASQRIFDILETEAEVADSADAKHLPVISGKVEFDQIRFHYREDQEVLHGISFSAEPGQVIALVGPSGAGKSTLIQLLHRFYDPVSGEIRVDGIPIREVSLNSYWSQIGLVPQETILFGGTIQENIEYARLNATQEEIIDAAKAANAHNFIMDCPDGYQTVVGEKGIRLSAGQRQRIAIARTILKNPRLLILDEATSALDNESELLIQDALERLMQGRTAFVIAHRLSTIHNADKIIVMDKGKIVETGNHQELMEQRGLYHRLYTLKSLQMIEQDKPQEV, encoded by the coding sequence ATGAATAAATACAAAAGACTTCTCAAATTACTTCTGCCCCATAAAAAGGCTTTGATCATTGGCAGTGTGTTCCTCATTGGTGCTTCCCTGACCAACCTGGCGATCCCTCTTTTGATAAAGGACCTGGTCGATGTGGTCATGGTCAAGAAAGATCTGCAGATGCTCAATAACATCGCCTTGAACATCGGCGGGTTGTTTCTTCTGCAACTGCTATTTTCCACGGCCCACAATTATTTGTTTGACCTGACCGAAAAACGCATCACCACCGATTTTCGCACAAGAATCTTCAAGCACCTGCAAACCCTGTCGCTCAGCTTTTTTGCCAAGCGGCGCACGGGCGAGATCATGTCGCGCATGACCAATGACGTGACCACCCTGGAAAACCTCATCACCGACGTACCCGCCACAGCCCTCCAGCAATCGATACGATTGGTTGGCGGCGTTATTATCATAATCTACATGAACTGGAAACTCACGTTCATGATTCTGATACTGGCTCCCGTCATGGTCCTGTTCGCAAAGACCTTTGGCAGAAAATTAAAACGCCTCTCCACTGAAATTCAGGACAAACTGGCCACCTCCACCACCATTCTGGAGGAAAATATTTCCTGCGTCCAGGTGGTCAAATCGTTTGTCCGGGCCCCTTTGGAAACCGAGCGCTTTTCCAGTGCCGTGGAAGACAGTTTTGAAAGCGCCAAAAAGCGCGTGATTATATCCTCATTCTTCGGACCGACCATCGGCTTCATCGCCTTTTCCACTTCCCTGGTTTTGCTTTGGTATGGAGGACGGGAAGTCATCACCGGTGGCATCAGCCCCGGAGAACTGATTGCTTTCATATTATACGCAACCATCATAGCCGGGCCGATGGGCAGTTTTGCGCGTTTATTTACCCGTGTACAGGAGGGCATTGGCGCCAGCCAGCGGATTTTCGATATTCTGGAGACAGAGGCCGAAGTGGCCGACTCGGCGGACGCAAAACACTTGCCAGTCATTTCCGGGAAAGTCGAGTTTGATCAGATCCGCTTCCATTACCGGGAAGACCAGGAAGTTTTGCATGGCATCAGTTTCTCAGCCGAACCCGGTCAAGTCATCGCCCTGGTAGGCCCCAGCGGAGCGGGAAAAAGCACCCTCATCCAACTCCTGCACCGCTTTTACGACCCGGTTTCAGGAGAAATCCGTGTGGATGGAATCCCGATCCGGGAAGTCAGCCTCAACAGCTACTGGAGCCAGATCGGCCTGGTTCCCCAGGAAACCATTCTGTTCGGCGGCACCATTCAGGAAAACATTGAATACGCCCGCCTGAACGCAACCCAGGAAGAAATCATCGATGCGGCCAAAGCCGCCAACGCCCACAACTTCATCATGGACTGCCCGGACGGGTACCAGACAGTTGTCGGTGAGAAAGGCATTCGCCTTTCAGCCGGTCAACGGCAAAGAATCGCCATCGCCCGCACCATTTTAAAGAACCCCAGGCTGTTAATTCTAGATGAAGCCACCTCAGCACTGGATAATGAATCCGAATTATTGATACAGGATGCCCTGGAGAGACTGATGCAGGGCCGCACCGCATTTGTCATCGCCCATCGGCTTTCCACCATACACAATGCAGACAAAATCATAGTTATGGATAAGGGTAAAATCGTGGAAACCGGTAATCATCAAGAGCTTATGGAGCAGAGAGGACTCTATCACCGTCTCTACACTCTCAAGAGTTTACAAATGATAGAACAGGACAAGCCCCAAGAAGTTTAA
- the ubiA gene encoding putative 4-hydroxybenzoate polyprenyltransferase produces the protein MTNFTNKLKIIFSDIKLQHTIFALPFAIMSAFLAAEGLPQAEKLFWIVVCMVTARSAAMSFNRIVDARFDASNPRTEGRALPSGKIHAGTYIIFLIASSLAFIFASAMLNKLALYLSPLALAIVFFYSLTKRFTAWSHFWLGIALSVAPVGAWVAIREEISLISLILGAAVVFWLIGFDIIYSCMDVRVDSKLGLHSIPQRYGVERALMLAKAAHGVMIVFLLALLWSPFLGGLYFAGVAGVAGLLWYEHSLVSPDDLSKVNVAFFNVNGWISLLLMALMIGDCLWV, from the coding sequence ATGACAAACTTTACCAATAAGCTCAAAATAATTTTTTCCGACATCAAACTCCAGCACACCATTTTTGCGTTGCCCTTTGCCATCATGAGCGCATTTCTGGCGGCGGAAGGGCTTCCTCAGGCTGAAAAGTTGTTCTGGATCGTTGTCTGCATGGTGACGGCGAGAAGCGCGGCGATGTCCTTCAATCGCATCGTGGACGCCCGTTTTGACGCTTCCAATCCACGCACCGAGGGTAGGGCGCTGCCTTCCGGAAAAATCCACGCCGGGACGTATATTATATTTCTAATAGCCTCATCCTTAGCCTTCATATTTGCCAGCGCCATGCTGAATAAACTGGCTTTGTATCTTTCCCCACTGGCACTGGCGATCGTGTTCTTTTATTCCCTGACCAAGCGTTTCACGGCGTGGTCGCATTTCTGGCTGGGGATTGCTCTTTCCGTCGCGCCGGTGGGAGCGTGGGTGGCCATCCGCGAAGAAATTTCCCTGATTTCCCTGATCCTCGGTGCGGCGGTGGTGTTCTGGCTGATCGGTTTCGATATCATCTATTCCTGTATGGATGTCAGGGTGGACTCCAAATTGGGCCTTCATTCCATTCCCCAACGATATGGAGTCGAACGGGCCTTAATGCTGGCAAAAGCCGCGCATGGCGTGATGATAGTCTTTCTGCTGGCCTTATTGTGGTCCCCGTTCTTGGGAGGGCTTTATTTTGCAGGGGTGGCGGGGGTGGCAGGATTGCTGTGGTACGAGCATTCCCTGGTCAGCCCTGACGATCTTTCCAAGGTGAACGTTGCCTTTTTCAACGTCAACGGTTGGATCAGCCTGCTGTTGATGGCGTTGATGATTGGGGACTGTTTGTGGGTGTAG
- the mqnE gene encoding aminofutalosine synthase MqnE: MLFEFEDKALAPLEEKVRAQERLSFEDGVLLWNSFDLLGVGYLANIVRERLHGDKTYFIHNRHINPTNICVNSCRFCAFGVKADDPTAYEKSLDEIFSDAEKYMNGKVSEFHIVGGLHPDWSFQYYIDLLRGLKERFPTVHIQAFTAVEVQYLAQLAGLPLRETLIQLKEAGLGSNPGGGAEIFAPRVRKKICGEKTTGEDWLNVHRTIHEVGLQSNATMLYGHIENAEDRTDHLIRLRELQDETGGFLTFIPLAFHPENTRLDHLHTTPGQLDLRALAVSRLMLDNFPHIKAFWIMITPNIAQLSQSFGTDDMDGTVVEEKIIHAAGAATEQIFRKNSIIDMICESGRQPVERDTLYEQVQECHV, translated from the coding sequence ATGCTGTTTGAATTTGAAGATAAAGCGTTGGCCCCTTTGGAAGAGAAAGTTCGCGCTCAGGAGCGCCTGTCTTTTGAGGACGGGGTGTTGCTGTGGAATTCGTTTGATCTGTTGGGGGTGGGGTATCTGGCCAACATCGTCCGGGAACGCCTGCACGGCGATAAAACTTATTTCATTCACAACCGTCACATCAATCCAACCAATATCTGTGTCAACAGCTGCCGGTTTTGCGCTTTTGGCGTGAAGGCGGACGATCCCACGGCCTACGAAAAATCTTTGGATGAAATTTTTTCCGATGCGGAAAAATACATGAACGGCAAGGTCAGCGAGTTTCATATCGTCGGTGGCCTGCATCCCGACTGGTCGTTTCAGTACTATATCGATTTACTGCGCGGCTTGAAGGAACGCTTTCCCACGGTGCATATCCAGGCCTTCACCGCGGTGGAAGTGCAATACCTGGCGCAACTTGCGGGGCTTCCCTTAAGGGAGACTTTGATCCAGCTCAAGGAAGCGGGGCTGGGCTCCAACCCCGGCGGCGGTGCGGAAATTTTTGCTCCCCGCGTGCGTAAAAAAATCTGCGGCGAAAAAACCACGGGTGAGGATTGGCTGAACGTGCATCGGACAATCCACGAGGTGGGTTTGCAAAGCAACGCCACCATGCTGTACGGACACATTGAAAATGCCGAGGACCGCACCGATCATCTGATTCGCTTGCGCGAGTTGCAGGACGAGACCGGAGGATTCCTCACTTTCATCCCGCTCGCTTTTCATCCTGAGAATACCCGTCTCGACCACCTGCACACCACTCCGGGGCAGTTGGACTTGCGGGCGCTGGCGGTTTCCCGCTTGATGCTGGATAATTTTCCGCACATCAAGGCGTTCTGGATCATGATCACCCCCAATATCGCGCAACTCTCGCAATCGTTCGGGACCGATGATATGGATGGCACGGTGGTGGAGGAGAAGATCATCCATGCGGCAGGTGCGGCCACGGAGCAAATTTTTCGTAAGAACTCCATCATCGACATGATTTGCGAATCTGGAAGACAGCCCGTCGAGCGGGACACGCTTTATGAACAGGTTCAGGAGTGTCACGTATAA
- a CDS encoding response regulator encodes MAYEGKKVLVVDDSNVMRQIIKKTLKELGFADITDAEDGAAGFKKLGEGSFDLVVSDWNMPKITGIEFLKAVRADAGLKATNFLMVTSEADKEKIMEAVTAGVSQYIVKPFNANQLEEKIKAIFK; translated from the coding sequence ATGGCGTACGAAGGCAAGAAGGTTTTAGTGGTAGACGACTCAAACGTAATGCGACAAATCATCAAAAAGACTCTGAAGGAATTGGGATTTGCCGATATTACCGATGCTGAAGATGGAGCCGCAGGTTTTAAGAAGTTGGGGGAGGGATCTTTTGATTTGGTGGTGTCTGATTGGAATATGCCCAAAATAACTGGTATAGAGTTTTTGAAGGCCGTGAGGGCGGATGCTGGGCTGAAGGCTACAAATTTTCTCATGGTTACTTCGGAAGCGGATAAAGAAAAAATTATGGAAGCAGTTACGGCGGGTGTGAGCCAGTATATTGTCAAACCCTTTAATGCCAATCAATTGGAAGAAAAGATTAAGGCAATTTTTAAATAA
- a CDS encoding chemotaxis protein CheX — translation MATSDIKKNEMPEVITDCVSGSVSSIFNTIIGSAPRFKGDDSDKKIGDGVVGIISFVGDASWILMLALPKDSAENIANTFCGFEVSYDSPEMGDVVGELANVLAGDIVARLGEEGIKVVMSLPTVMRGHDVEPLMPRGLPDKKMHYSLPGGDLMVKIAVANPGDMMGRTPGT, via the coding sequence ATGGCCACGAGTGATATCAAGAAAAATGAAATGCCGGAAGTGATCACTGATTGTGTGAGTGGTTCGGTTTCTTCCATATTTAATACGATTATTGGGTCAGCTCCAAGGTTTAAAGGGGATGACAGCGACAAAAAAATCGGGGATGGTGTTGTGGGGATCATCTCCTTTGTTGGCGACGCATCCTGGATACTGATGTTGGCATTGCCGAAGGACTCCGCTGAAAATATTGCAAACACTTTTTGCGGTTTTGAGGTGAGTTACGACAGTCCTGAGATGGGCGATGTCGTGGGCGAACTGGCCAATGTTCTGGCTGGAGATATCGTTGCCCGGCTTGGGGAAGAAGGTATTAAAGTCGTGATGTCCCTTCCTACGGTGATGCGTGGGCACGATGTCGAACCTTTAATGCCCAGGGGACTTCCAGATAAAAAAATGCATTATTCTTTGCCTGGAGGAGACCTCATGGTCAAAATTGCCGTGGCCAATCCAGGAGACATGATGGGGCGGACACCTGGTACTTGA
- a CDS encoding chemotaxis protein CheA, which translates to MDKNSKSKPNSDLEEGMEPVAPDMTPDSINEDVAVSETGASSDDNLEEMSGMDAIVNEFLVESNENLDQLDQDLVDLEQNPTETGIIASIFRTIHTIKGTCGFIGFSKLESVAHVGESLLSKLREGELTINPPITSALLAMVDAIRQILSCIENSQNEGDVDYSELIGTLTSLQKGESVVTAVAASEAAPGLSKIKSTEEVSESLDEEEQSQPPAPLSQSPKSSVSEKQDDAESGVEKKQEGRGVADTNIRVDVKLLDRLMNLVGELVLARNQILQFNPNDQDSTYAATTQHLNLVTTELQEGVMKTRMQPIGNIWSKYPRVVRDLAASCGKKIRLEMEGKETELDKTLIEAIKDPLTHIVRNSADHGIETPEARKAAGKPEEGMLKLRAFHEGGQVNIEISDDGGGIDPERIKQKALEKNLITPERAARMSDRELVNLVFAPGFSTAAKITNVSGRGVGMDVVKTNIEKIGGTVDIQSTHGQGTTLKVKIPLTLAIIPALTITTGGDRYAIPQVNLLELVLLEGEQAKKNVEFIQGAPVYRLRGHLLPLIYLHEQLKVEKKEAKDTINIVVLQADDRQFGLVVEGVNDTEEIVVKPLSPQLKGIAAFSGATIMGDGKVALILDVIGLAQTAKVVTQNRERARVESSEKTQAAGSEKQTLLIFGIGKEGRMAIPLSMVARLEEFKRSDVERSGAQEVVQYRGEIMPLIYLSKIFNGNQDYAEKETMQAVVYTQNGKSVALVADKILDIVDEVITVQRGSNRKGTLGTVVVQDMVTDLLDAEAIVRENDPTFYEDQPLATVRIGN; encoded by the coding sequence ATGGATAAAAACTCGAAATCAAAACCAAATTCTGATTTGGAAGAGGGGATGGAACCCGTTGCCCCCGATATGACCCCGGACTCAATTAATGAGGACGTTGCTGTCAGTGAAACCGGGGCCTCTTCAGACGACAACCTCGAGGAAATGAGTGGTATGGATGCTATTGTTAATGAATTCCTTGTAGAAAGTAATGAAAACCTCGATCAACTGGATCAGGACCTTGTTGATCTGGAGCAAAATCCTACTGAAACAGGCATTATAGCCAGTATTTTTCGAACCATTCATACCATAAAGGGAACTTGTGGTTTTATCGGTTTTTCCAAGTTGGAATCCGTTGCCCATGTCGGGGAAAGCCTCTTGAGCAAGCTCAGGGAGGGGGAGTTGACGATTAATCCGCCCATCACCAGCGCTCTCCTTGCCATGGTGGATGCCATACGGCAGATTCTGTCCTGTATTGAAAACAGTCAAAATGAGGGTGATGTTGACTATTCCGAGTTGATTGGAACGCTTACCAGTCTGCAAAAAGGTGAGAGCGTTGTAACGGCGGTAGCGGCCTCAGAAGCCGCGCCAGGACTTTCTAAAATTAAAAGTACCGAAGAGGTTTCGGAAAGTTTGGATGAAGAAGAGCAAAGTCAACCTCCCGCACCGTTGAGCCAGAGCCCTAAATCGAGTGTCTCGGAAAAACAGGATGATGCTGAAAGTGGAGTGGAGAAAAAACAAGAAGGCCGGGGAGTGGCCGACACCAATATACGTGTGGACGTAAAACTTCTGGATCGGCTGATGAACCTGGTGGGAGAACTGGTGCTCGCCAGGAACCAGATTTTACAGTTCAATCCCAATGATCAGGATTCGACCTATGCCGCCACAACTCAGCATCTCAATCTGGTGACCACGGAACTTCAGGAAGGGGTGATGAAGACCCGAATGCAACCGATTGGAAACATATGGAGCAAGTATCCCCGTGTGGTTCGAGATTTAGCTGCATCCTGCGGCAAAAAGATACGGTTGGAGATGGAAGGGAAAGAAACTGAGCTGGATAAAACCCTGATTGAGGCGATAAAAGATCCATTGACCCATATCGTCCGCAATTCAGCGGATCATGGTATTGAAACTCCAGAAGCAAGAAAAGCCGCTGGAAAACCCGAAGAGGGAATGTTAAAGCTGCGGGCTTTTCATGAGGGCGGCCAGGTCAATATTGAGATCAGTGATGACGGCGGCGGAATTGATCCGGAAAGAATCAAACAAAAAGCCCTGGAAAAAAACTTGATCACCCCGGAAAGAGCGGCGCGAATGAGCGATCGTGAGTTGGTTAATCTTGTCTTCGCTCCAGGGTTTTCCACTGCGGCGAAGATAACCAATGTTTCCGGGCGCGGCGTTGGGATGGATGTGGTGAAAACCAACATTGAAAAAATCGGCGGGACGGTTGATATTCAAAGCACGCACGGGCAGGGAACCACGCTTAAGGTAAAAATTCCTCTGACCTTGGCAATTATTCCCGCCCTTACCATTACGACAGGTGGCGATCGATATGCCATTCCTCAGGTGAACCTGCTGGAGCTGGTGTTGTTGGAGGGTGAGCAGGCCAAAAAGAATGTGGAATTTATCCAGGGGGCTCCGGTGTACAGACTGAGAGGACACCTGCTTCCATTGATCTATTTACACGAACAACTCAAAGTGGAGAAAAAAGAGGCGAAGGACACGATAAACATCGTGGTGCTACAGGCGGATGATCGTCAATTTGGCCTGGTGGTGGAAGGGGTTAATGATACAGAGGAAATCGTGGTCAAGCCTCTGAGCCCGCAATTAAAAGGAATAGCTGCTTTCTCCGGGGCAACCATAATGGGAGATGGAAAGGTGGCATTGATTTTGGATGTGATTGGCCTGGCGCAGACTGCCAAGGTAGTCACTCAGAATCGTGAGCGTGCCAGGGTGGAATCATCCGAGAAAACGCAGGCCGCAGGCAGTGAAAAACAGACTCTCCTCATTTTTGGAATCGGCAAGGAGGGGCGAATGGCCATCCCGCTCTCCATGGTTGCTCGACTTGAAGAGTTTAAACGTTCCGATGTGGAAAGGTCCGGGGCTCAGGAGGTGGTTCAATATCGAGGTGAGATCATGCCGCTCATTTATCTCTCCAAAATATTCAATGGGAACCAGGACTATGCTGAAAAAGAAACGATGCAGGCCGTGGTTTATACTCAAAATGGGAAAAGCGTGGCTTTAGTGGCCGATAAAATCCTCGACATCGTGGATGAGGTCATCACGGTTCAGCGCGGCTCCAACCGGAAGGGAACCCTAGGCACTGTGGTCGTTCAGGACATGGTCACGGATCTTTTGGATGCTGAAGCGATTGTTCGTGAAAATGACCCAACCTTTTATGAAGATCAACCTCTTGCTACCGTACGAATAGGAAACTAA
- a CDS encoding chemotaxis protein CheW produces MAESKQFCTFYLGDLFFGVKVENVQEVFRYQDMTKVPLAPSAVRGLINIRGQIITAIDLRSRLGMEEWKEDKLPMNVVVRTEGGVVSLLVDEIADVLEVAEENFERPPDTIDEITRELVLGVYKLKDKLLLILDTKKTVHVGPAESLVATH; encoded by the coding sequence ATGGCTGAATCGAAACAATTTTGTACTTTTTATCTCGGCGATCTATTTTTTGGTGTGAAAGTGGAAAACGTTCAGGAAGTATTCCGGTACCAGGATATGACCAAAGTTCCCCTGGCGCCTTCGGCGGTTCGTGGTTTGATCAACATTAGGGGACAGATCATCACGGCTATTGATTTGCGTAGTCGGCTTGGCATGGAAGAATGGAAAGAAGACAAGCTTCCCATGAATGTGGTCGTTCGCACTGAGGGAGGGGTCGTCAGTCTTCTGGTCGATGAAATTGCTGATGTTCTGGAGGTTGCTGAAGAAAATTTTGAACGCCCACCGGATACCATCGATGAAATCACTCGAGAGCTGGTCCTCGGCGTTTACAAATTAAAAGATAAGCTGTTGCTGATTCTGGATACGAAAAAAACGGTCCACGTCGGTCCAGCTGAAAGCCTGGTGGCGACTCACTAG
- a CDS encoding chemotaxis response regulator protein-glutamate methylesterase: protein MRKIRVLVVDDAVVVRKIVTDVLSSDPEIDVVGVAANGRIALAKIPQINPDILTLDIEMPEMDGLQTLVEVRKLYPSLPVIMFSTLTERGGAKTLEALSLGATDYVTKPANVGSVSIAMQRVRDELIPKVKMFCAEKAGLKPPLTGKPSPTVKVAPRIRPPVKTGSRSPANAKIDIVAIGVSTGGPNALAELFPVFPKDFPVPIVLVQHMPPFFTKLLADRLSSKSEVTVTEGAPGQVLENGKAWIAPGDYHMVLRRNGTHVKIETNQDHPENSCRPAVDVLFRSVANLYGPNILGVILTGMGQDGMIGCEHIKDAGGQVIVQDEESSVVWGMPGFVAKAGLADKVLPLNQIGQEIIRIAKVGR from the coding sequence ATGAGAAAAATAAGGGTTCTGGTTGTCGATGATGCCGTGGTTGTCCGTAAAATTGTGACGGACGTTCTATCTTCCGACCCGGAAATCGATGTTGTCGGCGTAGCTGCCAATGGGCGGATTGCCCTGGCAAAGATCCCACAAATAAATCCAGATATTTTAACTCTGGACATAGAAATGCCCGAAATGGACGGCCTGCAAACACTGGTGGAAGTCCGGAAATTGTACCCTTCCCTTCCAGTCATCATGTTCAGCACCCTGACGGAACGCGGCGGGGCCAAAACCCTTGAAGCTTTATCTTTAGGCGCCACGGATTATGTAACCAAGCCGGCTAATGTAGGCAGTGTCTCCATCGCCATGCAAAGAGTGCGGGATGAGCTCATTCCGAAGGTTAAAATGTTCTGCGCCGAGAAGGCAGGATTAAAACCACCACTCACGGGGAAACCAAGCCCGACAGTCAAAGTTGCGCCAAGGATTAGACCGCCTGTTAAAACGGGTTCAAGGTCACCTGCCAATGCAAAAATAGATATCGTCGCCATTGGCGTGTCCACGGGGGGTCCCAATGCCCTGGCGGAACTGTTCCCGGTATTTCCAAAAGATTTCCCGGTACCGATTGTGTTGGTTCAGCACATGCCGCCATTTTTCACCAAACTGCTGGCGGACAGACTATCCTCCAAGTCTGAAGTTACAGTTACTGAAGGAGCCCCCGGACAGGTTTTGGAAAACGGAAAAGCCTGGATCGCCCCCGGCGACTACCATATGGTGCTACGAAGAAATGGAACCCACGTCAAAATTGAAACCAATCAGGACCACCCTGAAAACTCCTGCCGCCCGGCGGTGGATGTCCTTTTTAGATCTGTGGCAAACCTTTACGGACCCAACATTCTCGGAGTCATATTAACGGGAATGGGTCAGGACGGAATGATCGGTTGTGAACACATAAAAGACGCTGGTGGGCAGGTGATTGTACAGGATGAGGAAAGTAGTGTCGTTTGGGGAATGCCAGGGTTTGTTGCCAAGGCAGGCTTGGCAGATAAGGTGCTGCCGTTAAATCAAATTGGCCAGGAAATCATCAGAATTGCTAAAGTGGGGCGCTAG
- a CDS encoding ACT domain-containing protein — protein sequence MKNWFMLTLVGKDHAGIVATITEALYLNNCNLGEASMTRLGGSFTIMLMVQFEGKAEELDHTLQTVCDSLNLRHHVDKIEGELHHHLEPNVRLSVHGSDRSGIVAQVTRVLADAGLSILNLESDVGGTTDKPLYIMHIEGIAAKGVDALQNALKVFESENDIEVHLSELETLRG from the coding sequence ATGAAAAACTGGTTCATGCTCACTCTTGTGGGTAAAGATCACGCTGGCATCGTTGCAACAATCACCGAAGCCTTATACCTGAATAATTGTAATCTTGGCGAAGCCTCAATGACACGTCTGGGGGGGAGTTTCACGATCATGCTGATGGTTCAATTTGAAGGAAAGGCGGAAGAACTGGATCACACTCTTCAAACCGTGTGTGATTCCCTGAATCTTCGCCATCATGTGGATAAAATAGAGGGGGAACTGCACCATCACCTGGAACCAAATGTCCGGTTAAGCGTTCACGGATCTGACAGATCGGGAATCGTGGCTCAAGTCACTCGTGTTTTGGCTGATGCAGGGCTAAGCATCCTGAATCTGGAGTCAGATGTAGGGGGCACAACCGACAAGCCCCTGTATATCATGCATATCGAGGGAATTGCGGCAAAGGGTGTTGACGCTTTGCAAAATGCGTTAAAGGTGTTTGAAAGCGAAAATGATATCGAAGTGCATCTTTCGGAACTTGAAACTCTCAGGGGTTAA
- the def gene encoding peptide deformylase, which produces MAVLEILVYPDERLKQISKPVEKFDESLLNFVSDLEETMHAGPGSVGIAAPQVGRFERIVLVDVSCKPKIKSHGHLVMINPEITDKEGNVVGREGCMSVPDYTGNVVRWEFIQVKAFDKFGTSHNYEMEGYEARAVQHEMDHLDGLLFLDRVVSRRDGLFRRKVYDKKS; this is translated from the coding sequence ATGGCTGTTTTAGAGATTCTTGTTTATCCAGATGAGCGGTTGAAACAAATATCCAAACCCGTCGAGAAATTTGATGAATCGCTTTTGAATTTTGTCAGCGACTTGGAAGAAACCATGCATGCCGGACCTGGGAGCGTGGGTATCGCGGCGCCGCAGGTCGGGCGCTTTGAGCGCATCGTTTTGGTCGATGTTTCCTGCAAGCCTAAAATAAAAAGTCATGGCCACCTGGTTATGATAAACCCCGAAATCACCGACAAGGAAGGTAATGTTGTCGGAAGGGAAGGGTGTATGTCGGTTCCGGATTATACCGGCAATGTTGTGCGCTGGGAGTTTATTCAAGTGAAGGCTTTTGATAAATTTGGCACCTCTCACAATTACGAAATGGAAGGTTATGAAGCCCGAGCGGTTCAGCACGAGATGGATCATCTGGACGGATTGTTGTTTCTCGACCGGGTGGTGAGCCGCCGGGACGGTTTGTTTCGGCGCAAGGTTTATGACAAAAAATCTTAA